A stretch of DNA from Candidatus Hydrogenedentota bacterium:
CCCCTCATCGGCGACTACCTCGACCCCTTCACCATTGACATCCCCTACGTTCCCGACTTCAACCTGGTGGCGTCCGACCGCGACAACTTCAACAACTGGCTGCTCGACAGCGTGTCGGAGGTGCGCGACGACGCGGGCCGCACCAATGTCGTGAAGCTGGACATCATCGCCCTGGCCATCACGCAGGGCGTGCTTCCGGAGCTTCCGAGCTGGCTGCCCATCAAGCCCACGATCATGATCGGGCTGGATGTGGCCGCCATCGCCGACGGCAGCCTCACCTGCGACAGCATCTCCCTGACCGACGGAAACGCCTTCACGCAGGAGGCGCAGCAGCTTCCCGTTGTGGTGCCGCCGGAGGGGTACTCGGCGATTGCCTCCTACAACGACTACACGTCCCTGAATCTGGGGGCAAAAATCTACCCCTACTTCACCGCCAGCATCAAGGTCTTCAGCTGGAGCTGGGGCTACACGTATCCCAGCGCGGACGACCCCAACAATTTCCTGAACAAGATCGAATGGCTGCCCATCAGTCACACCAACTTCCCGTTCTCCGAGGCCGAGCTTAACTTCACCGGCCAGCCGTCGCCCGGAAACCCCAGTGACTGGTTTACCCAGAAGTTCACGCTGAGCACGAACGATCTGGACTTCAAGCGCGTCCGGTTCACGCCGAACCTCGGAAACAACTTCTATGTTTCCTGCCTGGAGAACCCCGTTTCGGGGTTCCGGACACCCGTATCCGGGGCAACCGTCGTTCCCCTGGGGCGCGACACCTTTGCCAGGGTGGAACTCACGGGCGGCCAGAAGGTCTCGCTCTACGGCCGGCAGTACGACGCCCTGTATATCGGGTCGAACGGCTACATCACCTTCGAGGCCGGCGACTCCACGCACGACAACACGCTGGAGAACCACTTCAGCCAGCCGCGCATCTCGGGCCACTTCACGGGGCTCAAGCCGGACGAGGGCGGCACGGTCTATTTCCAGCAGCTGCCCAACCGCGCCGTGGTCACCTTCGACAAGGTCGTCATCACCAAGGTGGGCATCGCCCTCACCGTCAGCTTCCAGGTGGAGATGTTCTTCGACGGGCGCATTGTCATCACCTGGCTCGCCGTGGACGACCCCTACGGCCTGGTTGGCCTCTCGCGTGGCGGAGGCCTGCCGGAGGGCTTTGAGAACAGCAAGTTCACCTCCTACGGGGGATGCCTGTCCGGCATCTCGGACGAGGGCGGCGTGCGGGTCACCTTCCAGCCGCCCGCCGTGCTCGCCCAGGAGCCCCGCTGGCGCCTGGACAACGGGCAGTGGCTCGCGAGCGGCATGAACGCCTCCGGAATCCTGGGCCAGCACACCGTCAGCTTCAACCACATCCCCAACCTGTGGCAGGCCCCCGCACCCGTGCAGCTGAAGCTCGCCATGCCGGACGCCTTTGTGTACCTTGAGCCCGTGTGGACACGGCAGCTCGGGACAGTGCGCGTCTATGTCGAGCCGGCAGCGGCCTCGTGGATTCTGACGGACGGGGACGGCGTGCAGCACACGGGAACCGGCGGCGCGGAGCTGACCGGAATCCCCACAGGGGACTGCGCCATCACATGGCAGCCCCTCCCCACCTACGCCACCCCGAATCCGCAGACGCAAACCCGCTACCTCTATCCGGACGCGTCGGCGGTCTTTAACGGCGTCTACCCGCCCATCATCGGCGAGGGGCGCGCCGACCTCACCATGATCCTGGCCCCCGAGACCGCCCTGCTTCAGGGCGCCCAGTGGCGGGTGAACGGCGGGCCTTGGCTGGACAGCGGGGTGACGGAGACCATTCCGGACGGGGACGGCACACTGGAGTTCACGGACGTGCCGGGGTGGACCGCGCCGGCCGCAGAGACGCTGTTCTTCACGCGCGACACCGCCACCACCCTCACCAGAAACTACGTCCGCCAGACGGGCACGGTGGTCATAGACGTTGATCCCGCCGGCGCCCCATGGACCCTGGTGGACGGCAACGGTGTCGAGCGCCAGGGAAATGGCGACATCACCATTCCCTCCGTCCCCACGGGCGACATTACGGTGACGTGGGGCGCCGTCTTCAGCTACTCGGAGCCGGACCCCAACCCCTTCACCGCCAGCCTCTCCAACGGCCAGACGCTGCGCATCACGGGCGCCTACGTGCCCGTGATCGGCGAGGGGGAGGGGATTCTCCGGGTCACGCTGCATCCCGCGGAGGCTGTGAACGCCGGGGCCATGTGGCGCGTGATCGGCGGCGAGTGGCGCAGCAGCGGCGGCATGGAGGCGGTGGCGGACGGCCCGCGCACGGTCAAGTTTCTTGAAATGCCCGGCTGGACCACCCCCGCAGACCTCGTGGTGGAGGTCGTCCGCGACCAGATCAACGACGCCTCGGCCACCTATGCCCGCCAGACCGGCACCGTCCAGATAGACGTGACGCCGGACAACGCGCCCTGGACCATGACCACAGCAGACGGCGCCGTGGTGGTCGGCGCGGGCGACGAGGTCTTTGAGGATGCGCCCACCGGCCAGGTGTCGGTGCAGTGGGGCCTGCTGGAAGGCTACACGGCCCCGGCACCCAATCCGCTGGCGCAGACGCTGGAGGAAGGGCAGACCCTGCTCTTCCCGGGTGTTTACAGCGAGAACATCGTGACGGCCGACTTCACCGCGTTTCCGCTGATCGGGCCGCTGCCTCTGGAGGTGACCTTCACCGACGCGTCCACGTCGACAAACAAGGACATCCTGGAGTGGCGGTGGTACTTCGGCGACGGCAAGTCGGGCACGGAGCGCAACCCCCGGCACACCTATCAGGCCGCCGGACAGTACACCGTCATGCTCACCGTCAGCACGGGGGAGGATGCGGACGTCGTGGTGAAAAAGCAGCACATCACCGTCACCCAGGGGCTGCCCGCCGCGGGAGGCCTGGCCTTGGCGGCCCTGGCGGGCGCGCTGGCCCTCGCCGGTGCCCGGAACGCGCGCCGGAAGCGCTGACAACCCCCGGATCCTCTGCGGGGCGGGACTGAACAGTCCCGCCCCGTTTTCTTTTGTTTTCCACCCAACGGGCCCATTCGCGGCGGCCCAAAAGGGCGGCTTGACACCCCCCGGGGCATCTGTTAGGATTGAGGTCAAAGAGGGCCGGAAAGCGGCCGGGTTGCCGCCCGTGCGCCGTCTTAAATTGGGGCGGTCCCTGTCGAAAGGCGCGGGCAACCTCATGTTTGCCGTGTGTGTTTTTATCAACCGGAGAGACTGCAAATGAACAGTGCAACGAAATTGAAACTCAGTGTGATGATGTTCCTCGAGTTCTTCATCTGGGGCGCCTGGTGCGTCACCCTGGCCACCTACCTTGGAGAAGGCCTCAAGTTCAACGGGGCGCAGATCGGCAACGCCTTCCTGACCATGGCCATCGCCTCCGTCATATCACCCATCTTCGTCGGCATGGTGGCGGACAAGTTTTTTCCCGCCCAGTATCTGATGGGCATCCTGCACCTGCTCGGTGCGGTGCTGATGTACGCCGCGAGCAGGGTCACCGATCCCGGCCTTTTCTTCTGGGTGCTCCTGGGCTACACCCTGTGCTACATGCCGACGCTGTCACTGGCCAACGCCATCGCCTTCAACCAGATGAAGGATTCGGAAAAGGAGTTTCCGCTGATTCGCGCCATCGGCACGAGCGGCTGGATTGTGGTCGGCCTGCTGATAGGCTATGCCCTGAAAGACGTCGAAAAGACCAACATCCCCCTGCAGATTGCCGCGGCATCCTCGCTGCTCATGGGCTTGTATTCCTTTGCGCTGCCCCACACGCCGCCCAAGGGCGCGGGCAAGAAGGTCACTCTGGGCGACATCTTCGGCATTGAGGCCTGGGGGCTGCTGAAGGACTGGTATTTCCTGGTGTTTGTGCTTGCCTCCCTCGTTGTCAGCGCCACGACTTCCTTCTACATCAATCTTGGAAACCTGTTCTTCAACCAGCAGAATCTTCCCTATCCCGCCGCGCTGATGACCGGCGGCCAGATATCCGAGTTTGTTTTGACCGCCCTGCTCGCCTACTTCTTTGCCAAGGTGGGGGTGAAATGGATGCTGGTCATGGGCATGCTTTCCTGGTCATTGCGCTACTTCCTGATGATGGGCGGCGCCGGCCCGGGATATGCGATGTGGATCCTTGCCATCATTGTTCACGGCTTCTGCTACGGTTTCTTCTTCACGGCAGGGCAGGTCTATGTGGGCAAGGTGGCGCCAAAGTCCATCCAGGCAAGCGCGCAGGGCTTTATCGCCCTCATTACCTTCGGCCTGGGCCAGGGGGCGGGATCAAAAATCTCCGGGTATATCATGGACATGAACACGGTTGATTCCGTCACCAACTGGTCCCAGGTCTGGCTGGTGCCCGCCGTGGTGTCCCTGATCGCGGGAGTGCTTTTCGCCGTGTTTTTCAAGGTAATACCCGCCGAGGACACTGCGGCGAACGCCCCGGACACTGCGGCGTGACCGGGCCGGACACCCAGACATTCTCATAATTCGCAAAATAGCTTGGCAAATCCGCCCCGGGGCGGCATAATGAACGCCCAAGGCGCCCTGCGCGCGCCTTGGGCGTTTCAGTGAGTTGCGGGGAATTCTCCCCTAAGTGGTCAACAAGGAGAACAGGCCATGAGACCCTCACACACGATGAAACTTTGTCTTGTGCTGTGCGCGCTGGCGCTTGCCGGAACCTTTGCGGGCTGCAAGCGGACGCCGGTGCCCAACTTCACCGCCGACCAGGTGGAGGGGGCCGCGCCCCTGACAGTGCAGTTCACGGACCAGTCCACCATCGGCAAGGCCAACAAACTCGTCAAATGGGAGTGGGACTTCGGCGACGGCGGCACCTCCACCGACCAGAACCCCTCGCACACCTACACCGCCGCCGGGACTTACACGGTGAGCCTGGTGGTGACGCACGACAACGGCCGAGGGGCGGAGATGATCAAGCCGGACTACATCACCGTCGCCGGCATC
This window harbors:
- a CDS encoding nucleoside permease, whose protein sequence is MNSATKLKLSVMMFLEFFIWGAWCVTLATYLGEGLKFNGAQIGNAFLTMAIASVISPIFVGMVADKFFPAQYLMGILHLLGAVLMYAASRVTDPGLFFWVLLGYTLCYMPTLSLANAIAFNQMKDSEKEFPLIRAIGTSGWIVVGLLIGYALKDVEKTNIPLQIAAASSLLMGLYSFALPHTPPKGAGKKVTLGDIFGIEAWGLLKDWYFLVFVLASLVVSATTSFYINLGNLFFNQQNLPYPAALMTGGQISEFVLTALLAYFFAKVGVKWMLVMGMLSWSLRYFLMMGGAGPGYAMWILAIIVHGFCYGFFFTAGQVYVGKVAPKSIQASAQGFIALITFGLGQGAGSKISGYIMDMNTVDSVTNWSQVWLVPAVVSLIAGVLFAVFFKVIPAEDTAANAPDTAA